CTGGTTAGGATGTGTTGTTCGTCTCTGTTTTTACCACACTTGGAACATGTGCAATGATCCCATGTGTGTAACCCGATAATACATTTGAATGACATATTTTTATTTCTTTAAATGGTTGGCTATTTTAATCACAGTGAACTTCTAAAAATTCTACTCATAAATATATAAACACTATTTGTTTTAACAATACCTAACCTCGTTTTTAATGTTTTACACCTCTTTTATTAGATAATTTGCCAAGAAATGTTTTTAATATCTGGCTAAGATTTTTTCTATTGTAATACAAAATGAAATTGGCTAAAGGTACTAGTATATTATTTTTCTATATTTATAAATTTATGGTATTTATAATATTGTTTTAAAATGTATTAGTTGAGGTTGATTTCTTTAAGTTTTAGACTTAAAGACCTAACTTATTTAATGACTATAAAATATTTGTGGCATTTTCATATAATTATTAAGTGTATCGGAATCCATAATTATGTTGTTAATCATAAAATAGAATGTATTCCTAAAGTTATACCGTATATAAATTTTTTTATATTTAAAATGTGGGAAAAGTTGATTTTCTTAAATGTAATCCACTGATTTTTAACAAATAATAATAAAACAAATTATTAACTAAACTAAGAAAGGGAGAAAAATGATGCCATCAATATTTTGGTTGATTCCTGTCTGCTCTGCATTAGCATTAGGCTTTGCTTACTATTTCTTTAAAGAGATGATGAAGGCCGATGAAGGAACAGATACAATGAAAAAGATTGCACTTCACGTGCGTACAGGTGCAATGGCGTACCTAAGACAACAGTACAAAGTTGTGAGTATTGTGTTTGTTATTTTAACACTGATTTTTGTGCTTCTTGCCTATGTTCTTAAAATTCAGAATCCTTGGGTGCCTTTTGCGTTTATCACAGGAGGTTTCTTTAGCGGTTTATCTGGATATTTTGGGATGAAGACCGCTACATACGCTTCAGCTCGTGCGGCTAACGCAGCGCAAAAATCGCTGAACGATGGTCTTAAGATTGCCTTTCGTTCAGGTGCTGTAATGGGCTTGGTTGTAGTTGGTTTAGGTTTATTTGATATATCAATTTGGTTCTGGGCGTTAAATCATATAATAGGTGTTTTGGATAATACTACCAATGCAGCAATTGCAAGCGATCCTTCAATGAAACTAATTATCGTCACAACAACTACCCTTACTTTTGGAATGGGTGCTTCAACCCAGGCATTGTTTGCACGTGTTGGTGGTGGTATTTTTACAAAAGCTGCCGATGTTGGAGCTGACCTCGTAGGTAAAGTTGAGGCTGGTATTCCAGAAGATGATCCACGTAACCCAGCTACCATTGCCGATAACGTAGGCGATAACGTAGGTGACGTTGCTGGTATGGGTGCTGACCTTTACGAATCGTATTGTGGAGCTATTCTTTCAACCGCAGCTCTTGGTGCTTCTGGTTTTACCGCTGCCGCTCTTACGGGTGCTGGTTTTGCAAGCAGAGCAACAGATCCGAACATTCAGTTTAATGCTGTTATTGCTCCTATGCTTATTGCTGCAATTGGTATCATTTTATCAATTCTTGGAATCTTCATGGTTCGTACTAAAGAGGGTGCTTCGCAGAAACAACTTTTGGCTGCTTTGGGCCGTGGGGTAAATATTAGTTCTTTCTTTATTGCTGTTTTCTCTTTCTTGATTCTTTGGTATTTAGATCTTCCAAACTACACTGGGATTTGGGGTTCAATGGTAATAGGATTAGTTGCGGGTATAGGTATTGGAAAATCAACAGAATACTATACCTCATCAGCATACAAACCAACTCAAAGAATTGCTGCATCATCACAAACAGGACCTGCTACTGTTATTATTAATGGTATTGGTATTGGAATGATATCTGTAGCTATTCCCGTACTTATTGTAAGCGTTGCAATTATTTTTGCATTCCTTTTTGCAGCTGGTTTCCATTTTGAAAATATTAACATGGGTCTTTATGGTATTGCTATTGCTGCTGTTGGTATGCTTTCAACATTAGGTATCACTCTTGCTACCGATGCTTACGGTCCAATCGCCGATAACGCTGGTGGTAATGCTGAGATGAGTCACTTAGGCCCTGAGGTTCGTCAACGTACCGATGCTTTAGATGCACTGGGTAATACAACCGCTGCAACTGGTAAAGGATTTGCTATTGGTTCTGCTGCTTTAACAGCATTGGCTCTATTAGCTGCTTATATTGAGGAGATAAAAGTTGGAGTTGCTCGTATTCCCGAGAAAGCTCTTGCTTTTGCCGATACGGTTGGTCATAAAATTCAGGATGCATCTATTACAGAAATTATGCATTACTATAACATCGACCTAATGAATCCACGCGTACTTGTAGGTGCTTTTTTAGGTTCAATGGCTGCATTCCTTTTCTGCGGTTTAACTATGACTGCTGTTGGTCGTGCTGCACAAAAAATGGTTGAGGAAGTTCGTCGTCAGTTCAGAGAGATTAAAGGTATTCTTGAAGGTACTGCTGAACCTGATTATGCTCGTTGTGTTGAGATATCAACCAAAGGTGCACAAAAAGAAATGTTATTCCCTTCACTACTAGCAATTATTATACCTGTTGCAACTGGTATTTTATTTGGAGTTGCTGGCGTTATGGGACTACTACTTGGTAGTACTGCTACTGGATTTATCCTTGCTATTTTTATGGCAAATGCTGGCGGTGCATGGGATAATGCTAAGAAATATATCGAGGAAGGTAACTATGGTGGAAAAGGTTCTGACGCACATCATGCTGCAGTAACCGGCGATACCGTTGGTGATCCATTCAAAGATACATCTGGCCCAAGTTTAAACATCCTAATCAAACTTATGAGTATGGTATCAATCGTTGTGGTTGGTGTTACATTAGCTTATGCATTGATGTAGAGAAAAAATCTATATAAATAAAAAGAGCCGAATATTCTTCGGCTCTTTTTATTTATATCATATTGGAATTTAGAGTGGAACAACCTGTCCCTGAACAATTTTGAATACTTGCCATACATCACCAGTAATATTTGAAGGAATATAAAAAGTATTAAGCAACTTATTGTTCCCATTAATGTTTCCGAAAACCCATACAGTAGCTTTTGAGCTATTAATAGATTGTGCTGAAGGGTTTATCTCAGCAGAATAATTCTTAACGAAGAAAAGGTAATTTGCATTAGGATTTAGCTGGTCAACCGTAATTGTTTCGGGGCCGTAACCATCCATATCATCCCTATCGAGTTGACCGGTACCATCATTAAGTACTCGTGTGTTTCTATAGCTAATGTGGTAGGAGTTTTCCTTTACAAAATGTGCATCCAAATCCTCGGGCTGTTGATCCCATGAGAGTACAACCCTAAATTGATCGATATTCAACATAGGAGAAACATAGTATCTGTTTCTAAGAATAGTTTCGGCAGCAACATCTATCTCTGCAAGCGCGCTGATATATCCTTTTTTCTTAAAAATGGCTTTTAAAAGACCATCGGGTTGCCTAGGAAACATTGCTCTACCCGCAGAATCAGTTGTGAAGGTTCCTATATTTGCTATCATGATTTCAGCCCCTTCCACTGGATCACCAGTAACTGCATCAAAGAAACGGATAGTGAAGATATTGTTATCCCTTTCCTGAAATACATCCTCCATTATTTGATCCATCTTTTTGTGCTGGGCAAATATTGGGAGAATACTAATTATTAGTATTGCTACCAGAAAATGAAATTTGAAGTTTTTCATGAGAATAATTTTATATTATACGATTGATTTATAGTAAGATGAAAATGTCAAAGTAACCGTTTATAAATTATAATCATGGAACACCCATATTTTATTTATCACCTTTAGTTTTAGTCTACAACATGAGTGTTTCATTCGAATAATATTTGGTTAAACTGCTGTTATATTGAATATTATTAATAATAGTAACATAATTTATGTGTTACCATTGTGTGCGCCTATAGTATGTTTATCGCATTTTGCGATAATATGCTGTATTGGAATTTCACAAACTGTTGTATAATAAAATGATAATAACCTTTGGTGTTGCTTTATGGTAATTATCTCAAATGTGCATAATTAGCTTAAAAAATCTCAAAAAGTGTAAACCTTACTATTTACCATCAACACAAAAGGAAACTAATCTTATAAAGTCTTGCTCTTTTGAGATATCTATTTTGTTATCACTTATATAAGCCTTTATTGAATCCTTTTTAGTAGGAAATATCTTCATAAGATCTCGCACTTTATAAATTCCGGTAAGTTTATCGTTATAAAGAATATAGTAATACTTATTAAGAGTGATATCAACGTTTATTTTATCCTGCTTATTATAGTTATCGCCTAGGGTAGTACCTTTTCCATAAGACTCTGATACTGAGGAGTATGATGAGGTTGACGAAGTTTCTAGCGATATTCCATAAGGACCTTTTGCTTCATCGTTATTTTTTATTACCGATTTTCGCTTTAGTAGTAAAAAGTAATTCTGTGAAGTATACAGCCTTTCGTAGAATTCATTATTAATGACGTGGAAAAATCGCTTTGAATAGCTGATGCTTTTTATCTTATCTAGCCCCACCATCTTTAGCAATTTCTTCTCTTTATCAAGAAAATAGATGCCATTGTCCAATAGGCTATAGTTCATCTGAGCAACACTGGATTTTCCATCGGTAAAGTATACACGACCAGAATAAAATAACGTATCGAGAAATTGAGATTTTAATGATAAGGTTTCAATTAAATTGATTTTGGTTTTATCGGAAACAACAGTATTAATTTTTTCTTGCCCTAAGCAGGCAATAGTAAATTGAATTAATAGTAGTAAAACGGTTATTTTTTTCATAAAAAATCTTTTTGATAGGAATTCTCTTAAATATTTGATTTCAGCAGATTATTAAGGTTGACTATGTTTACTTTTCTCGAAAAAACGCCAATACTTTTTGGATTTTTATCAAGTACGTCTCTTGATCTCATCACGAATTTTTGATGCTTTTTCGTAATCCTCATTATTAACAGCCTCGTCAAGTATTGATTTTAGTTCAGATAAAGACATCTTACTAAACAGCGTTGAATCTATGTTCTCCTTCTTTTCAATAGGAGTTGCTGTTTTTTCAGGTTCATCATCGGTACCATCAAATTCAAGAATTATGCCAGCTTTCTCGATAATATCCTCCGTAGTATATATAGGGCATTTAAAACGAAGGGCAAGTGCAATGGCATCAGATGTTCGAGCATCAATATAAACTTCCTTTTTACCATTATCGCAGTGAAGTTTGGAAAAGAACACGCCCTCTTCGAGTTTGTAAATTTGAACTTCGAGTATTTCGATGCTGAAGGATTTTGAAAAGTTTAGGAAAAGATCGTGTGTGAGCGGTCGGGGAGGGGTAAGCCCTTCAATTTGAATTGCAATGGATTGTGCTTCAAAGCCACCAATAATAATAGGGATACGTCTTTTTCCCTCTTCTTCGCTGAGAACCAGTGCGTAAGCTCCAGATTGTGTTTGGCTGTATGATATACCCAGCACATTCAGCTTAACTTTACCCATAACTAATATTCTTTAATCTGTATTTCAATAATACAAACCTAATCGAATTTAGTTTAAAATACAAGGGTATTTTCTTCAAAATAGATATTTCATGAGATTGATATTTTAATAGTTTATCATTCAAGATAGTTTCTATGTTCTCTATTTTATTACCTTTGTGCCTCCATAAATAGGGCATTCCATTAAAAGATAAAAAATTGCTTGATAATTCTTTGTGAATTATCATAACTTTTATACTTTTGCAAGCCCAAAAGTGTTGAACAAACATAACGAATTAAGATGTACGCAATTGTAGATATAGCTGGTCAACAATTCAAAGTTGAAAAAGACCAGAAGGTTTTTGTTCACCGTCAAGAAGGTGAAGCCGGAGCTGAATTAAGTTTCGAGAAAGTACTGCTTGTTGATAAAGATGGTAAAGTAACTATAGGTGCGCCCGAAGTTAAAAATGCAAAGGTAACTGCAAAGATACTTGCGCATGTAAAAGGCGATAAAGTTATCATTTTTAAGAAAAACAGGCGCAAAGGGTATAAACTGAAAAAAGGACATCGTCAACAGTTTACCCAAATTCAGATTGAAGAAATCGTTGCATAATCATTCAAAAATATTGAGCAATGGCACACAAAAAAGGAGCCGGTAGTACAAGAAACGGTAGAGAGTCGCATAGTAAACGACTTGGCGTGAAACTCTTTGGTGGTCAAACTGCCAAAGCTGGTAGCATACTTGTTCGTCAGCGCGGAACAGTTCACAATCCAGGTGTAAATGTTGGTATTGGTAAAGACCATACTCTTTATGCACTTGTAGATGGTGTTGTTTCTTTCCGTAAAAAAGCTGATTCTAAATCATTTGTATCAGTTCTTCCAGTGGAAGAATAGGGATATAATTTTTTTACCTAATTTTAGTCTCCTGTTCAAGTCGATAAATCGGCGATGTTCAGGAGATTATTTTTTGTTAAAAATAATTTAAGAACAAGGATTGCCTTCGGCGAACTCATAAACTCGGTTAACGATTTATAATTTTTGATGTTCATGCAATGAATAAATCTGAATTAGAAGAGCGTTTAGTTACCTTTTCAGTTTTAATTATTGATCTGGTAAATGAAATGCCGAATACTAAAGCAGGTAATCTCCGGTCAAATAGTTCGATCAGGAACTTCGGTTTCTCTTAACTATGGAGAGGCTCAAAGTGGGGAATCGAGAAGAGACTTTGTTCATAAAATTAAGGTTGTACTTAAAGAATTAAGAGAAACCTATATCTGTTTGAAAATTTTTAATAGAACTAAACTTTACAAAACAGAAGAAATTATTCAAACCGCATTGAAAGAAAACAATGAACTTATTTCGATATTTGTAAAAAGTGTAGAAACGGCTCAGAAGAATATGGAGAACTAGAATAGTATTGTTTGGTGAATAATCGAAAATCACAATTCGTTAATCCTTGTTCTTAAATCAAATTAAAAATAAATATCAATTAACGATAATAATTATATGCTTACCCTAAAAGTAATTCGCGAAAATAAAGAAGAAGTAATTAAACGATTGGCGGTTAAGAACTTCGATGGAAAAGAGATAATTGAAAATGTAATTACACTTGACGACGAGCGTAAGGCAATTCAACTCCAGCTTGATGGGAATCTTGCTGAGCAGAATAATATTGCAAAGCAGATTGGTAAATTATTTTCGGAAGGAAAAGTTGATGAGGCGAACTCTGCAAAGCAAAGAACGGCTGATCTTAAGGAGCAGTCAAAACTTTTATCACAGAAATTATCTGATGCTGAGAAAGAGTTAAACCAAACACTTGTAAAAATTCCTAACCTTCCTCATGCATCTGTACCTCTGGGACATGGTGCAAAAGATAATGTTGAAGTTCGTTCTGGCGGAACAATTCCTAAACTGCACGAGGGTGCTCAACCTCATTGGGAGCTTACTAAAAAGTACGATATTATTGATTTTGAACTTGGTGTTAAGTTAACTGGGGCAGGATTTCCTGTTTATAAGGGTAAAGGTGCAAAGTTACAGCGTGCTCTTATTAACTTTTTTCTTGATGAGAACACATCCGCAGGGTATCAGGAGATACAGCCGCCGTTAATGGTTAATGAGGATTCAGGATATGGTACAGGTCAGCTGCCCGATAAGGATAGCCAGATGTATCATGTTGGGTTAGATAATTTTTATCTGATTCCAACAGCAGAGGTTCCGGTAACGAATATTTATCGTGATGTTGTTCTAAATGCAACACAATTTCCAATAAAGATGACAGCATATACGCCTTGTTTCCGTCGTGAAGCAGGTTCTTACGGAAAAGATGTTCGTGGATTAAACCGATTACATCAATTCGATAAAGTTGAAATTGTTCAACTCCAACATCCCGAAAAGTCTTATGATACGCTTGAGGAAATGGTATTGCACGTTGAGAATATTCTGAAGAAATTAGAGTTACCATACAGAATATTGAGACTTTGCGGTGGCGATATGAGTTTCACCTCAGCTCTCACCTACGATTTCGAAGTTTTTTCTGCTGGGCAGGATAAATGGCTTGAGGTTAGTTCAACATCTAACTTTGAATCTTTCCAAGCAAACCGAATGATGCTAAGATTTAAAGAGGAGGGTGATAAGAAAACCCAAATTGCACATACATTAAATGGTAGTTCACTTGCATTACCACGTATAGTTGCTTCAATCCTAGAGAATAACCAAACACCAGAGGGAATTAGAATTCCAAAGGCTCTTCAAAAGTTCTGTGGGTTTGAAATGATTGACTAATTATTGGTATGAATAGTTGTTAACCCTGTTAGAGCCTTAAACTCTAACAGGGTTTTCTCATTTTAGTTTCTCAATATGTTTACTTGTCCAACATCTCGCTTAGCTCAACCATTTTAATAAAATCCGCTCTATAACCAAACTCATCTAACCCTGCAGAATTTTTTGCTCGTTTTAGAACAGTAGCATACGATGAGGTTCCTTTAAATTCAGATTCACGAAGAAGCATTCCAAATTCTGCAACTGCCGATGCGAATTTGATGTTATTGGAATTCTTTGTTTTACCTGTTTCTACCTTTTCAACAATCAGTTTGCTAATATCCTCATCGGGTTTTTTGTAACGAACCTTAACGGTCATCATATTCTTGCTGTCTGAAACTACCGATTGTTTTTGGTATTCAAGGGGATCTACATTTGAAATGGTTTCTTCGGAATCAGATGGGATAATTTCGTAGAGGGCAGTAACGGTGTGACCACACCCTATTTCTCCTGCATCCTTTTTATCGTCATTGAAATCTTCCTTATTAAGTAATCTGTTTTCGTAACCTATCAGCCTGTATGCCTTAACCTTACTTGGATTGAATTCGATTTGTATTTTAACATCCTTTGCAATAGTGTAAAGGGTTCCCCAAAGTTCAGTTCCAAATACTTTCTTGGCTTCCAGTAGATTGTCAATGTAGGAGTAGTTGCCGTTGCCAGCATCGGCTATTTTTTCCATCTTCGAATCTTTATAGTTGCCCATTCCAACTCCAAGTATCGAGAGGAAAATACCATCTTTTCTCTTCTCCTCAATTAATCTTACCATCTCAGCATCGCTGCTGGCTCCAATATTGAAATCGCCATCGGTTGCAAGAATAACACGGTTATTTCCTCCTTTAATGAAGTTTTGTTTTGCAATTGCATAAGCAAGATTAATGCCCTCGCCACCTGCCGTTGAGCCACCTGCTTGGAGTTTATCTATAGATGCGATAATAGTTTCTTTCATGTTCCCTGAGGTTGATTCGAGCACAACACCTGCTGCACCTGCGTATACAACAATTGCAACTTTATCGACCGAGCGAAGATTCTCAACCAAATATTTGAAAGATCTTTTTATTAACGGTAGTTTATTGGGTTGATCCATGGAACCTGAAACATCGAGTAGGAAAACAAGATTGCTTGGAGGAATCTGCTTATCATTAAGATTTTCCCCTTTTAAGCCAACTAAAACAAGGTTGTGTTTCTCGTTCCAAGGGCATTTTTCGCCTTCAATGGTAATAGAGAATGGATGTCCATTGGTGGGTTGTGGGTATTCATAATCGAAATAGTTAATCATCTCCTCAATTCTTACAGCGTCTTTTACTGGTTTTTGATTCTGGGTCAGAAATCTACGGATATTTGAGTAGGAAGCTTTATCAACATCAATAGAAAATGTGGAAAGGGGATTATTGATCACATCCTTGAAACCATTCTCGCTGATTACATCGTACGATTCGGTGTTGAATTCCTGTGGTTGATAACATACAACACTCGGAGATGCATAGTTGGCATAACCCTCACTTTTTGCTCTGGAAGACATTGCCATGCCTGTTGTGAACATCTCCTTTTTTGTTTCAACAACAATCTCATCACTAGCCGTTAAACTATCTACAATAGTTGATGACTTTAGACTTATTTTTAGATTTGTGGTTGTTCCCGAAGTAATGTTCACCTTTTTGTTTACATAGATATCGTAACCTTGAGCGGTTACTTTAACTGAGTATGTTCCTTGACTAAGACTAAACGAAAATACACCGTTATTTCCAGTTGAATTACTAGAGATATTTTTTCCGTTTTGGAATACCTCTACAAGTGCGTTTGGAATAGCCGTTCCCGTACTCCTATCTGTAACTATTCCTGAAAGAATCCCTGTTTGTAGATTTAGAGTCATTGATGTGCATAGCACCATCATTCCGATTAAAGAAATTAAAGCTTTCATAATTTTAGTATTTAAGTTTAACATTTGCTTGTTTTACTAAATGGATACAAAGAGGAAGGGAATTCCATAAAATGATGATGGATTTTTTTAATTTTACCAAAAGTGAGTTTAAAATATTTGTGTCAAAATATTAATAACACAGAGGACACAGAGGATTTCACAGAGTTACACGGAGAATGCAAATTAAAACTAACATATCTGCTTTAAATGATGTTGAACTTATCGACCTTTATAAAGAAAAGGGAGATAAAGGGATTGTTGGTGAGTTATATAAAAGGTATACCCGTTTTGCATTTTCAATCTGCATGAAATATATTAAGGATGAGGAGGGTAGCAAAGATGCTGTGATGCAGGTTTTTGAAAAGTTATTTGTTGATTTAAAGAGGCATCAGGTAACAAACTTTAAATCGTGGTTACACTCGGTACTCAAAAATCATTGTTTGCATATCATCAGGGATAACCAGTATAAATTGACCAAGGAGAAGGAAGCGATAAATTCTTATGAAAATCTTGTGGAAAATCAGTTCCATTTGTATCAAGATAATGACGATGGTTTTGAGGAGAAGGTTGATAATTTGGAGATGGAACTATGCAACCTCTCGCATGAGCAAAGGGTTTGCGTTGAACTTTTCTACCTGAAAGATAAGTGCTACCAAGAGGTTGCAGAAATAACAGGCTATACAATGAATCAGGTGAAAAGCCATATACAGAACGGGAAGCGAAACCTGAAAATCAGTTTGCAACAAAATGAAGACAAAAGATAATATATCGAATGGTAATGAGGCGTGTGTAGGCTCTGATATGCTTTTAAAGTATGTTAAGGGAGAACTTTCGGGGCAGGAGAGAAATATGGTAGAAAAGCACCTTTCAATATGCGAGATGTGTAGCGATGAGCTGGAGGGGCTGTTGTTATTAGATGATCATAATAAGGTGGATAGTATTGTCAACGAGCTTAATATTAGAGTTGATAAGTTAGTTGACGGGAAGAGTAAAGTAATTCCTGCATGGAGTTTTTATCTTAGGATTGCAGCCTCCATTACTTTAATACTTGGAATATCAACAATAGTGTATTTTACTGCTATTAGGAAAGCCCCAACAACCATTATATCTGATAATGTGGTGAGTGAAAAACCGAAACCTGCTACATCTCAAAATGCCGAAAAGATTGAAGCACCGAAGGAAATTGAGAAGATCAAGAGGATGGAGAAGCAGGAATTTACCCAAAGTGAAGCATCGAAAAGAAGTGAAAAAACTATTGAATTTGAAGGTAAACCGAAAGAGGCTGAATTTAAGTATGTTGCTCCAGTTGTGGTGGATAGTTTAAACGAGATTATTGCAGATGAAAAGGTAATGGATGATGTGAAATTGGCGACAACCGATTCATTATTACCAACTAGCGAATCAATTGTAACTGGTCAGGTAACAGCAGAAGCATATATACCTGCTAAATCAGAAAGTGTTGAAAGAA
This window of the Bacteroidales bacterium genome carries:
- the serS gene encoding serine--tRNA ligase; translated protein: MLTLKVIRENKEEVIKRLAVKNFDGKEIIENVITLDDERKAIQLQLDGNLAEQNNIAKQIGKLFSEGKVDEANSAKQRTADLKEQSKLLSQKLSDAEKELNQTLVKIPNLPHASVPLGHGAKDNVEVRSGGTIPKLHEGAQPHWELTKKYDIIDFELGVKLTGAGFPVYKGKGAKLQRALINFFLDENTSAGYQEIQPPLMVNEDSGYGTGQLPDKDSQMYHVGLDNFYLIPTAEVPVTNIYRDVVLNATQFPIKMTAYTPCFRREAGSYGKDVRGLNRLHQFDKVEIVQLQHPEKSYDTLEEMVLHVENILKKLELPYRILRLCGGDMSFTSALTYDFEVFSAGQDKWLEVSSTSNFESFQANRMMLRFKEEGDKKTQIAHTLNGSSLALPRIVASILENNQTPEGIRIPKALQKFCGFEMID
- a CDS encoding bifunctional nuclease family protein, whose protein sequence is MGKVKLNVLGISYSQTQSGAYALVLSEEEGKRRIPIIIGGFEAQSIAIQIEGLTPPRPLTHDLFLNFSKSFSIEILEVQIYKLEEGVFFSKLHCDNGKKEVYIDARTSDAIALALRFKCPIYTTEDIIEKAGIILEFDGTDDEPEKTATPIEKKENIDSTLFSKMSLSELKSILDEAVNNEDYEKASKIRDEIKRRT
- a CDS encoding sodium-translocating pyrophosphatase; translated protein: MMPSIFWLIPVCSALALGFAYYFFKEMMKADEGTDTMKKIALHVRTGAMAYLRQQYKVVSIVFVILTLIFVLLAYVLKIQNPWVPFAFITGGFFSGLSGYFGMKTATYASARAANAAQKSLNDGLKIAFRSGAVMGLVVVGLGLFDISIWFWALNHIIGVLDNTTNAAIASDPSMKLIIVTTTTLTFGMGASTQALFARVGGGIFTKAADVGADLVGKVEAGIPEDDPRNPATIADNVGDNVGDVAGMGADLYESYCGAILSTAALGASGFTAAALTGAGFASRATDPNIQFNAVIAPMLIAAIGIILSILGIFMVRTKEGASQKQLLAALGRGVNISSFFIAVFSFLILWYLDLPNYTGIWGSMVIGLVAGIGIGKSTEYYTSSAYKPTQRIAASSQTGPATVIINGIGIGMISVAIPVLIVSVAIIFAFLFAAGFHFENINMGLYGIAIAAVGMLSTLGITLATDAYGPIADNAGGNAEMSHLGPEVRQRTDALDALGNTTAATGKGFAIGSAALTALALLAAYIEEIKVGVARIPEKALAFADTVGHKIQDASITEIMHYYNIDLMNPRVLVGAFLGSMAAFLFCGLTMTAVGRAAQKMVEEVRRQFREIKGILEGTAEPDYARCVEISTKGAQKEMLFPSLLAIIIPVATGILFGVAGVMGLLLGSTATGFILAIFMANAGGAWDNAKKYIEEGNYGGKGSDAHHAAVTGDTVGDPFKDTSGPSLNILIKLMSMVSIVVVGVTLAYALM
- the rplU gene encoding 50S ribosomal protein L21, which gives rise to MYAIVDIAGQQFKVEKDQKVFVHRQEGEAGAELSFEKVLLVDKDGKVTIGAPEVKNAKVTAKILAHVKGDKVIIFKKNRRKGYKLKKGHRQQFTQIQIEEIVA
- a CDS encoding DUF3520 domain-containing protein codes for the protein MKALISLIGMMVLCTSMTLNLQTGILSGIVTDRSTGTAIPNALVEVFQNGKNISSNSTGNNGVFSFSLSQGTYSVKVTAQGYDIYVNKKVNITSGTTTNLKISLKSSTIVDSLTASDEIVVETKKEMFTTGMAMSSRAKSEGYANYASPSVVCYQPQEFNTESYDVISENGFKDVINNPLSTFSIDVDKASYSNIRRFLTQNQKPVKDAVRIEEMINYFDYEYPQPTNGHPFSITIEGEKCPWNEKHNLVLVGLKGENLNDKQIPPSNLVFLLDVSGSMDQPNKLPLIKRSFKYLVENLRSVDKVAIVVYAGAAGVVLESTSGNMKETIIASIDKLQAGGSTAGGEGINLAYAIAKQNFIKGGNNRVILATDGDFNIGASSDAEMVRLIEEKRKDGIFLSILGVGMGNYKDSKMEKIADAGNGNYSYIDNLLEAKKVFGTELWGTLYTIAKDVKIQIEFNPSKVKAYRLIGYENRLLNKEDFNDDKKDAGEIGCGHTVTALYEIIPSDSEETISNVDPLEYQKQSVVSDSKNMMTVKVRYKKPDEDISKLIVEKVETGKTKNSNNIKFASAVAEFGMLLRESEFKGTSSYATVLKRAKNSAGLDEFGYRADFIKMVELSEMLDK
- a CDS encoding sigma-70 family RNA polymerase sigma factor, translating into MQIKTNISALNDVELIDLYKEKGDKGIVGELYKRYTRFAFSICMKYIKDEEGSKDAVMQVFEKLFVDLKRHQVTNFKSWLHSVLKNHCLHIIRDNQYKLTKEKEAINSYENLVENQFHLYQDNDDGFEEKVDNLEMELCNLSHEQRVCVELFYLKDKCYQEVAEITGYTMNQVKSHIQNGKRNLKISLQQNEDKR
- the rpmA gene encoding 50S ribosomal protein L27 — its product is MAHKKGAGSTRNGRESHSKRLGVKLFGGQTAKAGSILVRQRGTVHNPGVNVGIGKDHTLYALVDGVVSFRKKADSKSFVSVLPVEE